A stretch of DNA from Pseudomonas sp. HN11:
AACTCACGGCCATGGCGGAAATCACCAGCACCAGGCGATTCCAGAACGGCGGGTGTTTCTTGTCGTCGAGCTTGCGGCGCTGGTCCGGGGTCTTATGCATCTTCGACAGCGGGCGCCACCATTTCAGGCCGATCAGCACCAGGGCTGCGACCAGGAAGCCGGCCATCGGCGAGAACACCAGAGAGGCGCCAATATCGATCGCCTTCTGCCAGTTCACACCGTCAGCCAGGGGGATGTCGTTGATCAGGGCGTTAGCTAGGCCGACACCAAGGATCGAGCCGATCAGCGTGTGGGAGCTGGAAGCCGGGATACCGAAGTACCAGGTGCCCAGGTTCCAGGTGATTGCCGCCGCTAATAAAGAGAAGACCATCGCCAAACCATGGCCGGTGTTCACATTGATCAGCAACTCCACCGGCAGCAAGTGCACGATGGCGTAGGCGACACCGACACCACCGAGCAACACGCCGAGGAAATTGAACACCCCGGAGAAGAACACGGCCAGGTGTGGCGGCATGGCTTTGGTGTAGATGACTGTGGCCACCGCGTTAGCGGTGTCATGAAAGCCATTGATGAACTCGAAGGCGAGGACAAAGGCCAGGGCGAGCAACAGGCTCACTAGAACCCAAGCATCCAGTCCGCTGAATAAATCGATCATGAAGGTTTTCTGACCCGGTCGTAAGGGGGCGCGATTATGCCAGAAAACCTCAGTAATCGATGCACTAGCTGCTCATCGGTAACAAACTTCCCTGTAAAAAAACCTGCAAAAGGCGTGCATCCCAGGATTTTCGGGGCTTTGGCAAGTCTTTGATTTATAAAGCAGAGGGTGCTCCGGGTGGGGGGTTGTCACAAAATCGTCACGCCTGAAACATTTGTATGAAATTTTACTGATCGTGGTGGGATCCAAGGTGGCTAGGTGCTAGCCATGCGCCATCTCTTGAGATCAACATCTTGGGGCAAACCGAATCGCCTAGGGCTCTTCGGTTTTGAGTTCCTGTTCAATCTTCTGGATTTCCTGGGCAAATGCCTGGTCGAGCAGGCTGGCTCGCTTGCGCCATGGTTTGCGTTCAGGTTCAGGCTGGGCGGCGTAAGTGGTGACTTCCCCGCCGTAAACGTCCTTGTAACGTTGCTCCTGGCGCTCAAGTTCCGCGCGCAGTTCATCTTTCGTCACATCGTTACCTAATTGAGTTGAGTATAAATACGTTGCAGTTTTATGCCTGAATGCGCCCTTGGGTTGTTTCAGGTTGAACGCTTGGCAGCGGTCAACTCTGGAACAGGCACGGGCTGCCACTTGTTAAATGCAGTCATTCAAGCAGGTAGTTGGAATCGACAATGCAGGGCGTGTGCATTACCTGGCGAGCCCCGGTCCCGATCATTAAGCCGGGTGAACCTGCGCACAAGGTGCATTATAGCGATGCATCTGAATAACACTATCAGCATAAAGTTAAAAGCCGTCAACGTTGTGTGAGCGTTTTGTTACGCGGACATGTCGGAAAGTGCGTGAATGGGTGCCGTCATACACTCAAACCATATTCAGACGTTATTAAGCGCCGGTTAATTTACTTTGGGGCAGGTGGGCCAAGGGGAGTAACAGCAAATTGCGATAATCGAATGATCGTCCGATAATCGCACAATGTTGTCGGCCCTGCCTTGTGCATCCCGGCCGGCGGGGCTTGTAATAGCAGCCAAACCTCCCCTGCGGTAGACAAATAAGAGAAAGGATCCTGTCATGAACGATCAATTGCGCAACTCTTTCGCGTCAGTGGCGCCGCCGATCGTTGCCTCTGCGGCCAAGCGTATCCAGGCGTTTACCGGCGATCCGGACTTCATGACTTCCCTGGCCCGCGGTCTGGCGGTGGTGCAGGCGTTCCAGGAACGAAAGCGCCACCTCACCATCGCCCAGATCAGCCATCGCACCGAAATCCCCCGCGCCGCCGTGCGCCGTTGCCTGCATACGTTGATCAAGCTCGGCTACGCCACCACCGACGGGCGTACCTATTCGCTGCTGCCCAAGGTGCTGACCCTGGGCCATGCGTACCTGTCGTCCACACCGTTGGCGGTGTCGGCCCAGCCCTATCTGGACCGCATGAGCGAGCAGCTCCATGAAGCCTGCAACATGGCGACCCTCGAAGGCGACGACATCCTCTACATTGCCCGTTCCGCTACCACTCAGCGTCTGATCTCCGTGGACCTGTCGGTGGGTGGGCGCCTGCCAGCCTATTGCACCTCCATGGGGCGCATCCTGCTTGCCGCGCTGGACGACGCCTCGCTGCAGGATTACCTCGACCACGCCGACCTGCAGACCAAGACCAGCCGCACCCTGACCACCCCCGAAGCGCTGTTCGAATGCCTGCAACAAGTGCGTCAGCAGGGCTGGTGCATTGTCGACCAGGAACTGGAGCAAGGCCTGCGTTCCATTGCCGTTCCGGTGTATGACGCGTCGGGCCAGGTGCTGGCCGCGCTGAACGTCAGCACCCATGCCGGACGCGTCAGCCGCAGTGAGCTGGAACAGCGCTTCCTGCCGAGCATGCTCAGCGCCAGCCGTGAGTTGAGTGCGCAACTGTTTGCCTAAGCTGTTCGGTCATCGCACAGATCCCGGTTTGCTCAATTGACGGTGTTTCCCCCGGCTTATTAATGTGCGGCAGCGCTGTTGAAGCGCTTCAATAATAACGACGATCCCAGGTCGTCAGCCCGCCATCGGTGTGGAAATAAAAACAATGAATCAGCCTTCTGTCGGTTCCACTTTGGACGTCCAGTCATTCATCAACGCCCAGCCACTGTCACGTTATCAGTGGCGTGTGGTGATCCTGTGTTTCCTGATTGTTTTCCTCGATGGCCTCGACACCGCCGCCATGGGCTTTATTGCGCCTGCGCTGTCCCAGGACTGGGGCATCGACCGCGCGAGCCTCGGCCCGGTGATGAGCGCCGCGTTGATAGGCATGGTCTTCGGTGCACTGGGCTCCGGCCCGCTGGCAGACCGTTTTGGCCGTAAAGTGGTGCTGGTGGGCGCGGTGCTGGTGTTTGGCGCGTTCAGTTTGGCGTCCGCCTACAGCAGCAACGTCGATCAGTTGCTGGTGTTGCGGTTTCTCACGGGATTGGGCCTGGGTGCAGGCATGCCGAATGCCACTACTTTATTGTCCGAATACACCCCCGAACGCCACAAGTCTTTGTTGGTGACCAGTATGTTCTGCGGCTTCAACCTGGGCATGGCCGGTGGCGGGTTTATCTCGGCCAAATTGATCCCGGCGTTCGGCTGGCATGCCTTGTTGCTGATCGGCGGCATCCTGCCATTGATGCTTGTTGTGGTGCTGATGCTGTGGCTGCCGGAGTCGGCACGCTATCTGGTAGTGCGCAATCGGGGCACCGACAAGGTGCGCAAAACCCTCTCACCCATCGAACCCAGCGTCGTCGCCCAAGCCACCAGCTTCAGCGTGCCCGAGCAAAAAACCGTCAAGGCGCGCAATGTGTTTGCGGTGATCTTCTCCGGCACCTACAGCGCCGGCACGTTACTGCTCTGGCTCATCTACTTCATGGGCCTGGTGATCGTTTACCTGCTCACCAGTTGGTTGCCGACCCTGATGCGTGACAGCGGCGCCAGCCTGGAACAGGCCGCATTCATCGGCGCCTTGTTCCAGTTTGGTGGCGTGCTCAGCGCGGTGGGCGTGGGCTGGGCGATGGACCGGTTCAATCCGCACAAGGTCATCGGCATCTTCTACCTGCTGGCCGGGGTGTTTGCCTACGCCGTAGGCCAGAGCCTTGGCAATATCACCCTTCTGGCGACCTTGGTGCTGATTGCCGGGATGTGCGTCAACGGGGCGCAGTCGGCAATGCCTTCACTGGCCGCACGTTTCTATCCGACCCAAGGCCGCGCGACTGGCGTGTCGTGGATGCTGGGTATCGGTCGCTTCGGCGCGATCCTCGGCGCCTGGATGGGTGCAACCCTGCTGGGCCTGGGCTGGAACTTCGAACAAGTGCTCACCGCCCTGGTGATCCCGGCTGCATTGGCCACCGCTGCCGTGGTGATCAAGGGCATGGTCAGCCATGCAGATGCCACCTGAGGTTGATCGATAGCTCGCCAACAATCCGTTCGATAATCGAACGCTGAGTCGATTATCGGATTGTTTGGCCCATTTCTCCGGCTTAATCTTCAAGCCACTTCGGCGCCACCTGAGCGCCTTTTTCGATCCACACCGGGAGCCCGAACCCCATGGCTGAAATCCTCGCGCTGCGTGACGCGGTGAAGCAATTTGTGAACGACGGCGACACCGTTGCTCTGGAAGGCTTCACCCATCTGATCCCTACGGCAGCGGGTCATGAAATCATTCGTCAGGGCAAGAAAGACCTGACGCTGGTGCGTATGACGCCTGACCTGATCTACGACCAGTTGATTGGTGCCGGCTGCGCCCGCAAGCTGATTTTCTCCTGGGGTGGCAACCCGGGGGTGGGCTCCCTGCATCGCCTGCGCGACGCGGTCGAGAAGCAATGGCCGCAACCGCTCGAAATCGAAGAACACAGCCATGCCGACCTGGCCAATGCCTACGTCGCCGGCGCCTCGGGTTTGCCCTTTGCGGTGCTGCGTGCCTATGCCGGCTCCGACCTGCCCAAGGTCAACCCGCTGATCAAGACCGTCACCTGCCCGTTCACCGGCGAAGTGCTGGCGGCGGTGCCGTCGGTGCGTCCGGACGTCACCGTGATCCACGCACAAAAGGCCGACCGCAAGGGCAACGTGTTGCTGTGGGGCATCCTCGGTGTGCAGAAAGAAGCTGCCCTGGCGGCCAAGCGCTGCATTGTCACCGTCGAAGAAATTGTCGATGACCTGAATGCACCGATGAATAGCTGTGTACTACCGACCTGGGCCCTGACTGCGGTGTGCCATGTGCCGGGTGGGGCGCATCCGTCCTACGCCCATGGCTATAACGAGCGTGATAATCGCTTCTACCAGGCGTGGGACCCGATCGCCCGTGACCGTGGGACCTTTACTGCCTGGATCAACGAATACATCCACGGTACTGCCGACTTCACCGAATTCCAGGCCAAACTGGCCACCGCGCAGGAGGCCAAGTAATGGCTTACTCGACCAATGAAATGATGACCGTCGCCGCCGCGCGCCGCCTCAAGAACGGCTCCGTGTGCTTCGTCGGCATCGGTCTGCCGTCCAAGGCGGCCAACCTGGCGCGCCTGACCTCGTCGCCGGACGTGGTATTGATCTACGAATCCGGCCCGATTGGCGCCAAGCCGTCGGTGCTGCCGCTGTCCATCGGTGATGGCGAGCTGGCGGAAACCGCTGACACCGTGGTGCCGACCGGCGAGATCTTCCGCTACTGGCTGCAGGGCGGGCGCATCGACGTGGGTTTCCTCGGCGCGGCCCAGGTCGACCGCTTCGGCAATATCAACACCACCGTGGTCGGTGACTACCACCAGCCCAAAGTACGCCTGCCGGGTGCCGGTGGCGCGCCGGAAATTGCCGGTTCGGCCAAGAGCGTGCTGATCATCCTCAAACAGTCGGCGCGCTCGTTTGTCGACAAGCTCGATTTCATCACCTCGGTCGGCCACGGCGAAGGCGGCGACTCGCGTAAACGCCTGGGCCTGCCGGGAGCTGGTCCTGTAGGGATTATTACCGACCTGTGCATCATGGAGCCGGAAGCCGGCACGAATGAGTTCGTGGTCACCGCGCTGCACCCGGGCGTGACCCGTGAGCAAGTGGTGGCCGCCACCGGTTGGGCGATTCGGTTTGCCGAGCAGGTCGACACCACCGCCGAACCGACAGACGTAGAGCTGACCGCCCTGCGCGACCTTGAAGCACGCACCGCGGCTGCCCATGGCCAAGCACCGGGAGAAGCCTGATGCGCGACGTATTTATCTGTGATGCCATTCGTACCCCCATCGGCCGTTTTGGCGGTGGCCTGTCCAGCGTGCGGGCCGACGATCTGGCCGCGCTGCCGATCAAGGCAC
This window harbors:
- a CDS encoding MFS transporter, translating into MNQPSVGSTLDVQSFINAQPLSRYQWRVVILCFLIVFLDGLDTAAMGFIAPALSQDWGIDRASLGPVMSAALIGMVFGALGSGPLADRFGRKVVLVGAVLVFGAFSLASAYSSNVDQLLVLRFLTGLGLGAGMPNATTLLSEYTPERHKSLLVTSMFCGFNLGMAGGGFISAKLIPAFGWHALLLIGGILPLMLVVVLMLWLPESARYLVVRNRGTDKVRKTLSPIEPSVVAQATSFSVPEQKTVKARNVFAVIFSGTYSAGTLLLWLIYFMGLVIVYLLTSWLPTLMRDSGASLEQAAFIGALFQFGGVLSAVGVGWAMDRFNPHKVIGIFYLLAGVFAYAVGQSLGNITLLATLVLIAGMCVNGAQSAMPSLAARFYPTQGRATGVSWMLGIGRFGAILGAWMGATLLGLGWNFEQVLTALVIPAALATAAVVIKGMVSHADAT
- a CDS encoding CoA transferase subunit A, translated to MAEILALRDAVKQFVNDGDTVALEGFTHLIPTAAGHEIIRQGKKDLTLVRMTPDLIYDQLIGAGCARKLIFSWGGNPGVGSLHRLRDAVEKQWPQPLEIEEHSHADLANAYVAGASGLPFAVLRAYAGSDLPKVNPLIKTVTCPFTGEVLAAVPSVRPDVTVIHAQKADRKGNVLLWGILGVQKEAALAAKRCIVTVEEIVDDLNAPMNSCVLPTWALTAVCHVPGGAHPSYAHGYNERDNRFYQAWDPIARDRGTFTAWINEYIHGTADFTEFQAKLATAQEAK
- the pcaR gene encoding pca regulon transcriptional regulator PcaR, yielding MNDQLRNSFASVAPPIVASAAKRIQAFTGDPDFMTSLARGLAVVQAFQERKRHLTIAQISHRTEIPRAAVRRCLHTLIKLGYATTDGRTYSLLPKVLTLGHAYLSSTPLAVSAQPYLDRMSEQLHEACNMATLEGDDILYIARSATTQRLISVDLSVGGRLPAYCTSMGRILLAALDDASLQDYLDHADLQTKTSRTLTTPEALFECLQQVRQQGWCIVDQELEQGLRSIAVPVYDASGQVLAALNVSTHAGRVSRSELEQRFLPSMLSASRELSAQLFA
- a CDS encoding CoA-transferase subunit beta, whose protein sequence is MAYSTNEMMTVAAARRLKNGSVCFVGIGLPSKAANLARLTSSPDVVLIYESGPIGAKPSVLPLSIGDGELAETADTVVPTGEIFRYWLQGGRIDVGFLGAAQVDRFGNINTTVVGDYHQPKVRLPGAGGAPEIAGSAKSVLIILKQSARSFVDKLDFITSVGHGEGGDSRKRLGLPGAGPVGIITDLCIMEPEAGTNEFVVTALHPGVTREQVVAATGWAIRFAEQVDTTAEPTDVELTALRDLEARTAAAHGQAPGEA